Proteins from one Methanobrevibacter sp. genomic window:
- the nucS gene encoding endonuclease NucS → MKYKILEKPSCEEGYDLVQEALRKKATILIFACCKVSYEGRALSELNWGERIIMIKPDGAFLIHQEKKVEPVNWQPPKSRTRSYIKNDNLFLESHRRTPKELLTVEIRKIQFINYANIEDFEELEQAGYEKDMSDMIMEKPHMIEKGFTPTTREYSVDHGFIDILGKDKDNNLMVLELKARKAGVTAVKQLRRYLQDLKNTDNDYLRECKSEKKQIRGLLVAPSIMDDALELLEEEGIEFVSVEPPRELKRDKKVTLDAF, encoded by the coding sequence ATGAAATATAAAATCTTAGAAAAACCTAGTTGCGAAGAAGGATACGACCTTGTTCAGGAAGCTTTACGTAAAAAAGCAACAATATTAATCTTTGCTTGCTGTAAAGTCAGCTATGAAGGAAGAGCATTAAGTGAACTCAACTGGGGAGAACGTATAATAATGATTAAGCCAGACGGTGCATTCTTAATTCACCAAGAGAAAAAAGTAGAACCTGTTAACTGGCAACCACCAAAATCAAGGACTAGAAGTTACATCAAAAATGACAATCTATTTTTAGAAAGTCACAGAAGAACCCCAAAAGAATTGTTAACCGTTGAAATTAGGAAAATCCAATTTATCAATTATGCCAATATTGAAGACTTTGAAGAGCTTGAACAGGCAGGATACGAAAAAGATATGAGTGACATGATAATGGAAAAACCTCACATGATTGAAAAAGGTTTTACTCCAACTACCCGTGAATACAGCGTAGACCATGGATTCATTGACATTTTAGGAAAAGACAAAGACAATAACCTAATGGTTCTTGAATTAAAAGCCCGTAAAGCTGGAGTTACAGCAGTAAAACAACTCAGAAGATATCTTCAAGATTTAAAAAATACAGATAACGACTATTTAAGAGAGTGCAAATCAGAGAAAAAACAGATTAGAGGATTACTTGTTGCACCTTCAATAATGGACGATGCTTTGGAATTGCTTGAAGAAGAAGGCATTGAATTTGTGTCCGTGGAACCTCCACGTGAGCTAAAAAGAGATAAAAAAGTAACATTAGATGCATTCTAA
- a CDS encoding zinc ribbon domain-containing protein: MKKCPECGNPSYDGAPVCGNCGYKFPMAKKIVPKGEDIFKKEPKKVKKQSKKGKTSNDESTLNILKQKKLIIGIILVITLIIICGIFLTGSSDKSSPIQSIDSAQYSAGDFSFKYPNNWQQINQTDAEHPGAIFYKTTNNTTVEYYNVSSSASSLKEINQNRISHAQSVGASVTLLETITLDGRNASNIILENADGNYTRYVSMFSDGELYVFRLSGDSVNSVTSDEITGMINSADIA, encoded by the coding sequence GTGAAAAAATGTCCTGAATGTGGAAATCCTAGTTATGATGGAGCCCCAGTTTGTGGAAACTGTGGATATAAATTCCCTATGGCTAAAAAAATAGTGCCTAAAGGTGAAGATATATTCAAAAAAGAACCCAAAAAGGTCAAAAAACAATCCAAAAAGGGAAAAACTTCCAATGACGAAAGTACACTTAATATTTTAAAACAAAAGAAACTTATTATTGGAATAATCTTAGTTATAACTTTAATTATAATTTGTGGAATCTTTTTAACAGGATCAAGTGACAAATCTTCCCCAATTCAAAGTATTGACTCCGCTCAATACAGTGCAGGTGATTTTTCATTCAAATATCCTAACAATTGGCAGCAAATAAACCAAACTGATGCTGAACACCCTGGTGCAATATTCTACAAAACAACAAACAATACAACTGTTGAATACTATAATGTAAGCAGCAGTGCATCATCCTTGAAAGAAATAAATCAAAACAGAATCAGCCATGCTCAAAGCGTAGGTGCATCCGTAACACTTCTTGAAACTATAACATTAGACGGAAGAAATGCATCAAATATCATCTTAGAGAATGCTGATGGAAACTACACAAGATATGTTTCAATGTTTAGTGATGGTGAACTATATGTATTTAGACTTTCTGGCGATTCTGTAAATTCCGTTACATCTGATGAAATTACCGGAATGATAAACTCTGCAGATATTGCTTAA
- a CDS encoding carbon-nitrogen hydrolase family protein has protein sequence MTKIKLALCQMNVVDNKEKNIKTARLMIEESISKNADFIILPEMFNCPYSNDKFIEYGEKEKSSETLSEISKLAKSNNVYILAGSIPEIEEDKLYNTSYLFDRQGNVIAKHRKMHLFDIDVKRKITFKESDVLTAGNDFTIADTEFGKVGIGICYDIRFPELAKIMVENGALILIYPGAFNMTTGPAHWELLFRSRAMDNQAFCIGVAPALNNDASYHSYGHSIITNPWGEVIAQASEKESLIISEIDLSEIKKVREELPLLKNKRDDLYEVIQK, from the coding sequence ATGACAAAAATTAAGCTTGCTTTATGTCAAATGAATGTTGTCGACAATAAAGAAAAAAACATAAAAACAGCTCGTTTGATGATTGAAGAAAGCATATCTAAAAATGCTGATTTTATAATATTACCTGAAATGTTTAACTGCCCATATTCCAACGACAAATTTATTGAATATGGTGAAAAAGAGAAAAGCAGTGAAACACTTTCTGAAATTTCCAAATTAGCTAAATCAAACAATGTATACATCCTTGCAGGATCAATTCCGGAAATAGAAGAAGACAAATTATACAATACCAGTTATCTTTTCGATAGACAAGGAAATGTTATTGCAAAGCATAGGAAAATGCATCTCTTTGATATTGACGTTAAAAGAAAGATAACATTTAAAGAGTCAGATGTGCTAACCGCAGGTAATGACTTTACAATAGCTGATACTGAATTTGGGAAAGTTGGTATTGGAATATGTTATGACATTCGTTTCCCAGAGCTTGCAAAAATCATGGTTGAAAACGGAGCATTAATCTTGATTTATCCAGGTGCATTCAATATGACAACAGGCCCAGCACATTGGGAGTTGCTATTCCGTTCAAGAGCAATGGACAATCAGGCATTCTGTATTGGCGTTGCACCCGCATTGAATAATGATGCAAGTTACCATAGCTATGGACATTCAATAATTACAAATCCTTGGGGAGAAGTAATAGCCCAAGCTAGTGAAAAAGAAAGTTTAATAATTTCAGAAATCGATTTAAGTGAAATAAAAAAAGTAAGGGAAGAGTTACCTCTTTTAAAGAATAAAAGAGATGACCTCTACGAAGTTATTCAAAAATAA
- a CDS encoding HEAT repeat domain-containing protein has product MTNLSFDDAISKLSDEDVKVRKEAIESLVGITDESAIEPLIKATTDDNAQVRFKAAEILGNMGEMAVDKLIEEFSNAEGKNKRFLAFALKETENSKVVPYFVEATEDEDFGVRKVAVRALGELQAADELDSISKCLQDEDWGVRLAAIQSLGDLATDESIKAIKDARKAEKDEDFKKSCNKAIKKAQKRQKAKASGKSVVKVIPMSTIKEWEKTNMQKAIKEYERYVESKQAKDAPYKRLCVLYRKDNDYDNEVRVIETAIEVFADNDKKLSYFEKRLAKLK; this is encoded by the coding sequence ATGACTAATTTAAGTTTTGATGATGCTATTTCTAAACTATCTGATGAGGATGTCAAAGTTAGAAAAGAAGCTATAGAATCATTAGTTGGAATTACTGATGAATCAGCTATTGAACCATTAATTAAAGCTACTACTGATGATAATGCACAAGTCAGATTCAAAGCAGCTGAAATTTTAGGTAACATGGGTGAAATGGCTGTTGATAAATTAATTGAGGAATTTAGCAATGCTGAAGGTAAAAACAAAAGATTTTTAGCTTTTGCACTTAAAGAAACTGAAAATAGTAAAGTTGTACCTTATTTTGTTGAAGCAACTGAAGATGAGGATTTTGGAGTTAGGAAAGTTGCCGTACGTGCATTAGGTGAACTTCAAGCTGCAGATGAACTTGATTCAATTTCAAAATGTCTTCAGGATGAGGATTGGGGTGTTAGATTAGCAGCTATTCAATCTTTAGGAGACCTTGCAACTGATGAATCAATTAAAGCAATTAAAGATGCAAGAAAAGCAGAAAAAGATGAAGACTTCAAAAAATCATGTAATAAAGCTATTAAAAAGGCACAAAAAAGACAAAAAGCAAAAGCATCTGGAAAATCTGTTGTTAAAGTCATTCCAATGAGTACCATTAAAGAATGGGAAAAAACCAATATGCAAAAAGCTATTAAAGAATACGAAAGGTATGTTGAGTCAAAACAGGCTAAAGATGCTCCATACAAAAGATTATGTGTATTATATAGGAAAGATAATGACTATGACAATGAAGTTAGAGTAATTGAAACTGCAATTGAAGTATTTGCAGACAATGATAAAAAATTATCTTACTTCGAGAAAAGATTGGCAAAATTAAAATAG